From one Gallionella capsiferriformans ES-2 genomic stretch:
- a CDS encoding VC1465 family Xer recombination activation factor: MSRRKAAYRWINPQDFADLRKQASMTRKEAAQALDVTARTIQNWETGGARIPWMAYRMLRILRGYALPGVAWQGWTVRNHELFNPAGRSFDAVWLENTEHVFAQARLWRQMYARSGIQKTASTVLPFPDRSRKPVATPLPLEAQPKRIGERS; the protein is encoded by the coding sequence ATGAGCCGCCGCAAAGCTGCATACCGCTGGATCAATCCGCAGGACTTCGCCGATCTGCGCAAGCAAGCCAGCATGACCCGCAAGGAAGCCGCTCAGGCCTTGGACGTAACGGCACGGACGATTCAGAACTGGGAAACGGGCGGCGCTCGTATCCCTTGGATGGCCTACCGGATGCTGCGCATCCTGCGGGGTTATGCGTTGCCTGGTGTTGCTTGGCAAGGCTGGACGGTACGCAATCATGAGTTGTTCAACCCTGCGGGGCGGTCGTTCGATGCGGTCTGGTTGGAGAACACTGAGCACGTGTTCGCACAGGCTCGACTATGGCGGCAGATGTACGCCCGTTCGGGGATTCAGAAAACCGCGTCAACGGTGCTGCCGTTCCCTGATCGCAGCCGCAAACCAGTTGCAACCCCCCTGCCCCTTGAGGCTCAACCTAAACGAATTGGAGAAAGATCATGA
- a CDS encoding DUF4258 domain-containing protein encodes MRIIYRQHAIKRMHERCISEIDVEQAIESGTIIEAYPNDTPYPSALLLGNAGNKAVHVVYADSVDEDLRIIITVYEPNPEIWFEDLKTRR; translated from the coding sequence ATGCGGATAATTTACAGACAACACGCGATCAAGAGAATGCATGAGCGTTGCATATCGGAAATTGACGTAGAACAAGCAATAGAATCAGGGACAATTATTGAGGCATACCCGAATGACACGCCCTACCCTAGCGCACTATTACTAGGAAACGCAGGTAACAAGGCCGTTCATGTTGTATACGCCGACTCCGTCGACGAAGACCTCAGAATCATAATCACGGTGTACGAGCCAAACCCAGAAATCTGGTTCGAAGACCTGAAAACAAGGAGATAG
- a CDS encoding type II toxin-antitoxin system MqsA family antitoxin, with product MKCPICKHGNTHQGVASITLERGSSTMMFKNVPAEVCENCGEAYHDAKITRSLLEQANQAAQHGVELDVRRYATA from the coding sequence ATGAAATGCCCAATTTGCAAACACGGAAACACACATCAAGGCGTTGCAAGCATTACGCTCGAGCGCGGTAGCTCGACAATGATGTTTAAAAACGTACCCGCAGAAGTTTGCGAAAATTGCGGAGAGGCTTACCACGATGCGAAAATCACCCGATCATTGTTAGAGCAGGCAAATCAGGCAGCACAGCATGGTGTTGAATTGGATGTAAGGCGGTATGCAACAGCGTGA
- a CDS encoding efflux RND transporter permease subunit, whose product MLQNIIVWSARNRFLVLLATLFIVLAGIYAMFKTPLDALPDLSDVQVIVYTEYSGQAPQVVEDQVTYPLTTAMLAVPKSRVVRGFSFFGASFVYVIFEDGTDIYWARSRVLESLGSIAGRMPAGVSPQLGPDATGVGWVYQYAVLSENHNLAQLRTMQDWYLRYQLTKAHGVSEVASIGGFVQQYQVSVDPVKLRAYGIALKTVSQVIRDSNRDVGGRVVEMGETEYMVRGRGYLRGKTDIETLVVKADRGTPVLLRDIARVDLGPDERRGLTELDGEGEVVAGIAMARFGENALEVIENIKHKLTDVSAGLPEGVTIRAVYDRSELIKRAIDTLKHTLFEEGVIVALVCMVFLLHVRSALVAILMLPAGVLIAFIAMHALGMNSNIMSLGGIAIAIGAMVDAAIVMIENAHKHIERLGEGESRSDAIIAACREVGPSLFFSLLIITVSFLPVFTLESQEGRLFSPLAYTKTFSMAGAALLSVTLVPVLMLLFIRGPIRPEQKNPLNRWMISLYRPLIAAALSRKKTTVAIALLVLLISIYPAMRLGSEFMPTLNEGSLLYMPASLPGMSVTRAAELLQTQDKIIKSFPEVASVFGKAGRAQTATDPAPLEMFETVINLKPQDQWRAGMTTDKLIAQMDQALQFPGVANSWTMPIKARIDMLSTGIRTPIGIKVFGNNLEEMERLAKQIESVVREVPGTSSAYAERLTGGSYLDIEPDRMSLARYGLTVGDVQDVIASALGGETVTTTVEGRERFGVNVRYPRELRGTPEDIAREVLIATQDGAMIPLGQVARIVIRRGASSIRTENALLSAYIYVDIRDRDIGSFVADARRAVNEQVKFPAGYYATWSGQFEYMERAYARMKIVIPITLLLILLLLYLNFKRVTDTLIVMLSVPFALVGGLWLLWLLDYNVSVAVAVGFIALSGVAAETGVVMLIYLEQSWQAVLARCKDEGRVVTTDDLHAAIMHGAVERVRPKMMTVVAIMAGLLPILWSTGTGSEVMRRIAAPMVGGMVSSAILTLLVIPVLFALVKGKK is encoded by the coding sequence ATGCTACAAAACATCATCGTCTGGTCGGCGCGCAACCGGTTTTTAGTGCTGCTGGCGACCTTATTCATCGTGCTGGCGGGCATTTATGCGATGTTCAAGACACCGCTGGATGCCTTGCCCGATTTATCCGACGTACAGGTGATTGTTTATACCGAATATTCAGGTCAGGCGCCGCAGGTAGTCGAGGATCAGGTGACCTATCCGCTCACCACGGCGATGCTGGCGGTGCCCAAATCCCGCGTAGTGCGGGGCTTTTCCTTCTTTGGCGCCTCTTTTGTGTATGTGATTTTCGAGGACGGGACCGACATCTACTGGGCCCGATCCCGCGTGCTGGAGTCGCTGGGCAGTATTGCCGGACGGATGCCGGCCGGCGTCTCGCCGCAACTGGGGCCGGATGCGACGGGTGTAGGCTGGGTGTACCAGTATGCAGTGCTGAGTGAAAATCACAACCTTGCCCAGTTGCGCACCATGCAGGACTGGTATTTGCGCTATCAGTTGACCAAGGCGCATGGCGTCTCGGAAGTCGCCTCGATAGGCGGCTTTGTGCAGCAGTATCAGGTGAGCGTTGATCCGGTCAAACTGCGCGCCTACGGCATTGCACTCAAGACTGTATCGCAGGTCATCCGGGATTCAAACCGCGATGTCGGCGGGCGTGTCGTAGAAATGGGCGAGACCGAATACATGGTCAGAGGGCGCGGCTATCTGCGCGGTAAAACGGATATCGAGACGCTGGTGGTGAAAGCGGATCGTGGCACGCCGGTGCTGCTGCGCGACATTGCGCGCGTCGACCTTGGGCCCGATGAGCGGCGCGGCCTCACCGAACTCGACGGAGAGGGCGAGGTTGTGGCGGGGATTGCGATGGCGCGGTTTGGTGAAAATGCGCTGGAGGTCATTGAAAACATCAAGCATAAGCTCACTGATGTCTCGGCAGGACTACCCGAGGGCGTAACGATCCGTGCCGTGTACGACCGCTCAGAACTGATCAAGCGTGCGATCGATACCCTCAAACACACCCTGTTCGAAGAAGGCGTGATCGTAGCCTTAGTTTGCATGGTGTTTTTGCTGCATGTCAGAAGCGCACTGGTGGCGATTTTAATGCTGCCGGCGGGTGTGCTGATTGCGTTTATCGCCATGCATGCCTTGGGGATGAACTCAAACATCATGAGTCTGGGCGGGATTGCCATTGCCATCGGTGCGATGGTGGATGCGGCGATCGTGATGATCGAAAATGCGCATAAACACATCGAACGACTGGGGGAGGGCGAGTCGCGCAGTGATGCGATTATTGCCGCCTGCCGCGAGGTCGGACCGTCGCTGTTTTTCTCCCTATTGATTATTACGGTGTCATTTTTGCCGGTATTCACGCTCGAGTCCCAAGAAGGGCGCCTGTTCTCGCCGCTTGCCTATACCAAGACGTTTTCGATGGCGGGCGCGGCGTTGCTGTCGGTGACGCTGGTGCCGGTGCTGATGCTGCTGTTTATTCGCGGGCCGATTAGGCCTGAGCAAAAAAATCCGCTCAATCGCTGGATGATCAGTCTCTACCGGCCCTTGATTGCCGCCGCTCTGTCGAGGAAGAAAACCACCGTTGCGATCGCGCTGCTGGTGCTGCTGATCTCTATTTATCCAGCGATGCGGCTGGGCAGCGAGTTCATGCCGACCTTGAATGAAGGCTCACTGCTGTATATGCCAGCCTCGCTGCCGGGCATGTCGGTCACCCGTGCGGCCGAGTTGCTGCAAACGCAGGACAAAATCATCAAGTCGTTTCCGGAAGTGGCTTCCGTCTTCGGTAAAGCGGGCAGGGCACAGACGGCAACTGATCCTGCGCCACTGGAAATGTTCGAGACGGTCATCAATCTCAAACCTCAGGATCAGTGGCGCGCCGGCATGACGACAGACAAGCTGATCGCCCAGATGGATCAGGCACTGCAATTTCCCGGTGTGGCCAATTCCTGGACGATGCCGATCAAAGCGCGCATCGATATGCTCTCGACTGGAATAAGAACACCGATAGGAATCAAGGTGTTCGGCAATAATCTTGAGGAAATGGAGCGGCTTGCCAAGCAGATCGAAAGCGTGGTGCGCGAGGTTCCGGGTACATCTAGCGCCTATGCGGAACGCTTGACGGGCGGCTCGTATCTCGATATCGAGCCCGATCGCATGTCGCTGGCGCGGTACGGCCTGACTGTCGGCGATGTACAGGACGTGATTGCGAGCGCCTTAGGCGGCGAGACGGTCACCACCACCGTGGAAGGACGGGAGCGCTTTGGTGTCAACGTGCGCTATCCGCGTGAGTTACGCGGCACGCCGGAGGATATTGCCCGCGAGGTGCTTATAGCGACTCAGGACGGCGCGATGATTCCGTTAGGGCAGGTGGCTCGCATCGTTATCCGTCGCGGCGCATCGTCGATCCGTACCGAAAACGCGCTGCTCTCGGCCTATATTTATGTGGATATCAGAGACCGCGACATCGGCTCATTTGTCGCTGATGCGCGCCGGGCGGTCAACGAACAGGTCAAATTTCCAGCGGGCTATTACGCGACCTGGAGCGGTCAGTTCGAATATATGGAACGCGCCTATGCGCGCATGAAGATCGTGATTCCGATCACCTTGCTGCTGATCCTCCTGCTGCTGTATCTGAATTTCAAACGCGTGACGGATACGCTAATCGTGATGCTGTCGGTGCCGTTCGCACTGGTTGGCGGTTTATGGCTACTGTGGCTGCTCGATTACAACGTATCGGTCGCCGTTGCGGTGGGGTTCATCGCGCTTTCAGGTGTGGCGGCTGAAACGGGTGTCGTGATGCTAATCTATCTGGAGCAGTCGTGGCAGGCGGTGCTGGCGCGCTGCAAGGATGAGGGCCGCGTTGTCACGACTGATGATCTGCACGCTGCCATCATGCATGGCGCAGTCGAGCGGGTACGCCCCAAGATGATGACGGTGGTCGCGATCATGGCAGGCCTGTTGCCGATTCTGTGGAGCACAGGTACGGGGTCTGAAGTGATGCGGCGCATCGCAGCACCGATGGTGGGCGGCATGGTTTCATCGGCTATTCTGACGCTGCTGGTCATTCCGGTGCTGTTTGCACTGGTTAAAGGGAAAAAATGA
- a CDS encoding efflux RND transporter periplasmic adaptor subunit, whose translation MNKIKLITLFAVVVCIVASGGYWLGSHARSRTQDSGLGMQGAGAKPSEPRKILYYRNPMGLPDTSPTPKKDSMGMDYVAVYQGDVTEENAVSISVEKVQKLGVQREAATPRDVNKMLHASGRIEIDERRTYAIAPKFEGWIEHLYVSSIGQSVTRGEPLFDVYSPELVSAQREYRIARQGEETLKNAGSEASLGMRQLAEAASARLKNWDIAASQLNQSGSSRRTLTYYAPASGIVMEKKAVQGMRFLPGETLYQIADLSKVWVIAEINEQDIGQLSVGGVAQIHIAAYPDQTFEGKIAFIYPILNAASRTVQVRVELDNQAGQLKPAMYASVTLQAAHHPEVLSVPVSAVIDSGKRTIVIVERAPGLFAPRTVTVGQRGDEYVEIRAGLTKGEQVVTSALFLIDAESNLKAALSGLGGVDRAIPVPAIPVLAPDTAKPVAPAAVKRPVAKTVGHQAVGVFNSINPDGSVSITHEAIKSLGWPGMTMDFTLANASLSSGIKQGSAISFEIVERKPDEWVITRLHVKADVSHEGH comes from the coding sequence ATGAATAAAATCAAATTAATAACACTGTTTGCTGTAGTAGTTTGTATCGTTGCATCAGGCGGATATTGGCTGGGTAGCCATGCCAGATCCAGAACTCAGGATTCAGGACTCGGGATGCAGGGGGCGGGTGCTAAACCTAGCGAGCCGCGAAAAATTTTGTATTACCGCAATCCGATGGGTTTGCCCGACACGTCCCCCACGCCTAAAAAAGACAGCATGGGCATGGACTACGTAGCAGTGTATCAAGGCGATGTGACTGAGGAAAATGCGGTCAGCATCAGCGTCGAAAAGGTGCAGAAATTAGGCGTCCAGCGCGAAGCGGCCACACCGCGCGATGTGAATAAAATGCTGCATGCCAGCGGGCGGATTGAAATCGATGAGCGTCGCACCTATGCGATTGCACCAAAATTTGAAGGCTGGATCGAGCATCTGTACGTCAGCAGCATAGGGCAGAGCGTGACGCGCGGCGAGCCTTTATTCGATGTGTACAGTCCGGAACTGGTATCCGCTCAGCGTGAATACCGTATTGCCAGACAAGGTGAGGAGACGTTAAAGAATGCAGGTTCCGAGGCCTCGCTCGGGATGCGCCAACTGGCTGAGGCGGCGAGCGCGCGGCTTAAAAATTGGGATATCGCTGCGAGTCAACTTAATCAATCGGGCAGTTCCCGCCGTACATTGACCTATTACGCACCGGCCAGTGGCATCGTGATGGAGAAAAAAGCCGTGCAGGGAATGCGCTTTTTACCCGGGGAGACGCTGTATCAGATCGCCGATTTATCAAAGGTGTGGGTGATTGCGGAGATTAATGAGCAGGATATCGGTCAGCTCAGCGTAGGGGGCGTGGCACAGATTCATATCGCGGCATATCCCGATCAAACTTTCGAGGGAAAAATCGCGTTTATCTATCCGATCCTCAATGCCGCGAGTCGCACGGTTCAGGTGCGTGTGGAACTGGACAATCAGGCAGGGCAACTCAAGCCCGCGATGTATGCCAGCGTCACCTTGCAGGCGGCTCACCATCCTGAGGTGCTGAGCGTGCCTGTGTCAGCCGTGATCGACAGCGGCAAGCGCACGATCGTGATCGTTGAACGCGCCCCAGGGCTGTTTGCGCCACGCACCGTGACCGTCGGCCAGCGCGGCGATGAGTATGTCGAGATACGGGCGGGGCTGACGAAGGGCGAACAGGTCGTCACCTCAGCGCTGTTCCTGATCGATGCGGAAAGCAATCTTAAAGCCGCACTGAGCGGACTCGGCGGGGTGGATCGCGCGATCCCTGTACCCGCCATTCCTGTATTAGCACCGGATACCGCCAAGCCGGTTGCGCCCGCCGCAGTTAAACGACCTGTTGCCAAGACGGTCGGTCATCAGGCGGTGGGTGTCTTTAATTCGATCAATCCGGATGGCTCGGTGAGCATCACTCACGAGGCGATTAAATCGTTGGGCTGGCCCGGTATGACGATGGATTTTACACTCGCGAATGCCTCCCTTTCATCTGGCATCAAGCAGGGGAGCGCAATTAGCTTCGAGATCGTCGAGCGAAAACCAGACGAATGGGTGATTACCCGTCTGCACGTCAAGGCTGACGTTTCCCACGAGGGGCACTGA
- a CDS encoding TolC family protein: MKRIIYIFLACWLLPAAAQPLGHDVTSLLAYAKKHSQELAAMRFDADAASQRVQPAGSLPDPVLRTELMDFTNQGSNRPASLLPGNTGATRYLLTQSVPWYGRRELQSDVARAQESSARGQTAALWSDLSSKIKSAYAMHYFLTVSIRLTREMADLTQRLEKLTKTRYANGLGTQQEVIRAQLEQTDLQSTLIALENEQHHAHTQLNNLLSRPSEAPLADPETLRPLPDAARLAALDALVRTNNPQLQIAASAMDEARINRELSYKNRYPGFTLGIAPTQSGNTIKSWDLMVEFNIPLQQESRRSQEREAEARVAAATARQEALLNGVLSALAQSVSGLTSAQRTETLIATQLLPQTALSFESALNGYENGKVDFATLLDAQRSILKARSQQIKAQYEAQLRLAEIERLTGE; this comes from the coding sequence ATGAAACGAATCATTTATATTTTTCTTGCTTGCTGGCTGCTGCCCGCCGCAGCTCAGCCTTTGGGCCATGATGTGACAAGCCTGCTCGCTTATGCGAAGAAACACAGTCAGGAACTGGCAGCGATGCGTTTTGACGCGGATGCGGCCTCCCAACGCGTGCAGCCGGCAGGCAGCCTGCCTGACCCTGTGCTGCGTACCGAACTGATGGACTTTACCAATCAGGGCAGCAACAGACCGGCCAGCCTGCTGCCGGGCAATACGGGCGCTACGCGATATTTACTCACGCAAAGCGTGCCCTGGTATGGCCGTCGCGAGTTGCAAAGCGATGTCGCCCGTGCGCAGGAGAGCAGCGCGCGCGGACAAACGGCGGCACTTTGGTCGGATTTGAGCAGCAAAATTAAATCGGCCTATGCGATGCATTACTTCCTGACCGTCAGCATCAGGCTCACGCGTGAGATGGCTGATCTGACGCAGCGCCTTGAGAAACTGACGAAAACCCGTTATGCCAACGGGCTGGGGACGCAGCAGGAAGTGATACGCGCACAACTGGAACAAACCGATTTGCAAAGCACACTGATCGCGTTGGAGAACGAACAACATCATGCGCATACCCAACTGAACAATCTGTTGTCGCGGCCATCCGAAGCACCGCTTGCCGATCCTGAAACGCTGCGCCCCCTGCCGGATGCGGCAAGGCTAGCGGCGCTGGATGCATTGGTGCGCACCAACAATCCCCAGTTGCAGATTGCAGCATCCGCTATGGATGAGGCAAGAATCAACCGTGAGCTGAGCTATAAAAATCGTTATCCTGGATTCACGCTGGGCATAGCCCCCACCCAGAGCGGCAACACGATCAAAAGCTGGGATCTGATGGTTGAATTCAATATCCCATTGCAGCAGGAGTCGCGCCGCTCGCAGGAACGCGAGGCGGAAGCCCGTGTTGCCGCCGCAACCGCCCGGCAGGAGGCGCTGCTCAATGGCGTCCTGTCAGCCTTAGCCCAGAGTGTGTCGGGGCTCACGAGCGCGCAGCGCACCGAAACGCTGATTGCAACGCAATTGCTGCCGCAGACGGCGCTGTCATTTGAATCGGCGCTGAACGGCTATGAGAATGGCAAAGTTGATTTTGCAACCTTGCTCGATGCGCAGCGATCCATTCTTAAAGCACGCTCGCAGCAGATCAAGGCGCAGTATGAGGCGCAACTGAGACTGGCTGAAATTGAACGCCTGACAGGAGAATAA
- a CDS encoding DUF2946 family protein: MSYRARKLIAVLLAIWLPLFSGSALAASVMMQLPSDSCQEMEMDGHDMKPASAQCDTCDVCHLACGSYLAVQAISHPDALPAVATVTPYLFSFNSITSLPLLPPPLALV, encoded by the coding sequence ATGTCCTACCGCGCCCGAAAATTGATCGCTGTTTTGCTTGCCATCTGGTTGCCGCTATTTAGCGGCAGTGCGCTGGCCGCCAGCGTGATGATGCAACTGCCGTCCGATTCCTGTCAGGAGATGGAGATGGACGGGCACGACATGAAGCCTGCCTCTGCGCAGTGCGATACCTGTGATGTCTGCCATCTGGCCTGCGGCAGTTATCTCGCCGTACAAGCGATTTCTCATCCTGACGCACTGCCCGCGGTTGCGACAGTCACACCCTATTTGTTCTCGTTTAACTCCATCACCAGCCTTCCTCTGCTGCCTCCGCCCTTAGCGCTCGTCTGA
- the typA gene encoding translational GTPase TypA, which yields MSRQLRNIAIIAHVDHGKTTLVDKLLSQAGSFSAHQHVAERVMDNNDLEKERGITILAKNCAVEFKGVHINIVDTPGHADFGGEVERVLGMVDGVLLLVDAVDGPMPQTRFVTKKALALGLRPIVVINKVDRPGARPDWVVDQTFDLFDKLGATDEQLDFPVVYASALNGYAKTELEAVTDNMFALLDVVLSHVHAPTVAATEEPLQLQISALDYSSFVGRIGVGRVTRGKIRPGQEVMVMNGDKSSKRARVNQVLGFRGIERVLLEEAMAGDIVLINGIDEIGIGVTIADMSKPEALPLPKIDEPTLSMNLMVNTSPLCGQEGKLITSRQIRDRLNKELLVNVALRVEETDNTDVFLLSGRGELHLTILLENMRREGFEMGVGKPRVVYREINGEKCEPFEMLTVDVEDANQGAVMEELGRRRGDLQDMQPDGHGRVRLEYRVPARGLIGFQSEFMTLTRGTGIMAHVFDDYAPVKADMPGRRNGVLISSEQGDAVAYALWKLEDRGRMIVVPGDKLYEGMIIGIHSRDNDLIVNPIKGKQLTNVRSSGTDEAVRLTPPVRLTLESAVEFIDDDELVEITPVSIRVRKRFLTENERKRNVRGL from the coding sequence ATGTCACGCCAACTTCGCAATATCGCCATTATCGCCCACGTCGATCACGGTAAAACTACTCTGGTTGATAAGCTGCTGTCACAGGCAGGTTCTTTCTCAGCTCACCAACACGTTGCCGAACGTGTTATGGACAACAACGATCTGGAAAAGGAACGCGGGATCACGATTCTGGCGAAGAATTGCGCGGTTGAATTCAAAGGCGTGCACATCAATATCGTCGACACACCGGGTCACGCCGACTTCGGCGGCGAAGTTGAACGCGTGCTGGGCATGGTCGACGGCGTGTTGCTGCTGGTTGATGCAGTTGACGGCCCGATGCCGCAAACGCGTTTCGTGACTAAAAAGGCGCTGGCATTAGGCCTGCGTCCTATCGTTGTGATCAACAAGGTGGACCGTCCGGGCGCGCGTCCTGACTGGGTTGTGGATCAAACTTTCGATCTGTTCGATAAGCTGGGTGCAACCGACGAACAGTTGGATTTCCCGGTTGTTTACGCCTCTGCACTGAACGGCTACGCGAAGACGGAACTGGAAGCGGTTACCGACAATATGTTTGCCCTGCTGGACGTGGTATTGAGCCACGTTCATGCACCGACTGTTGCTGCGACTGAAGAGCCGTTGCAATTGCAAATTTCTGCCCTTGATTATTCGAGCTTCGTCGGTCGTATCGGCGTAGGTCGTGTGACCCGCGGCAAGATCCGTCCTGGCCAGGAAGTCATGGTCATGAATGGCGATAAGTCATCCAAGCGTGCCCGTGTGAATCAAGTACTGGGTTTCCGTGGAATCGAGCGCGTGCTGCTCGAAGAAGCCATGGCCGGCGACATCGTGCTGATTAACGGTATCGACGAGATCGGTATCGGCGTAACCATCGCGGACATGAGCAAACCTGAAGCGCTGCCACTGCCTAAGATTGACGAACCTACCCTGAGCATGAACCTGATGGTGAATACTTCGCCACTGTGCGGACAGGAAGGCAAGCTGATCACCAGCCGTCAAATTCGCGATCGCCTGAACAAGGAATTGCTGGTCAACGTAGCGTTGCGCGTCGAAGAGACCGATAACACCGACGTGTTTCTGTTGTCAGGTCGCGGCGAATTGCATTTGACGATTTTGCTGGAAAACATGCGCCGTGAAGGTTTCGAGATGGGCGTGGGTAAGCCGCGTGTCGTGTACCGTGAAATCAACGGCGAAAAATGCGAACCGTTCGAAATGCTGACCGTGGACGTCGAAGACGCAAACCAAGGCGCTGTCATGGAAGAATTGGGACGTCGTCGTGGCGATCTGCAAGATATGCAACCGGATGGTCACGGCCGTGTACGTCTGGAATACCGTGTGCCTGCGCGCGGCCTGATCGGCTTCCAGTCTGAATTTATGACGCTGACACGCGGCACCGGTATCATGGCACACGTGTTTGATGATTACGCACCGGTTAAAGCCGATATGCCGGGTCGTCGTAACGGCGTGCTGATTTCATCCGAACAAGGCGATGCAGTTGCATACGCCTTGTGGAAGCTGGAAGATCGCGGTCGCATGATCGTGGTGCCAGGCGACAAGCTGTATGAAGGCATGATCATCGGTATTCACAGTCGCGATAACGATCTGATCGTCAATCCGATCAAGGGTAAACAATTGACCAACGTGCGCTCCTCGGGTACCGATGAAGCGGTTCGTCTGACACCGCCTGTACGCTTGACGCTGGAATCCGCCGTTGAGTTTATCGACGACGATGAACTGGTTGAAATCACACCGGTTTCGATTCGTGTTCGCAAACGCTTCCTGACTGAAAACGAACGCAAGCGTAACGTGCGCGGTCTGTAA
- the yedF gene encoding sulfurtransferase-like selenium metabolism protein YedF, whose protein sequence is MSEQNDIPDYHLDLMGETCPYVAIATLEAMAQLQPGEILEIVTRCSQSINNVPPDAVNHGFQVLEVQQDGPNIRYLIRR, encoded by the coding sequence ATGAGCGAACAGAACGATATCCCTGACTATCATCTGGATCTGATGGGCGAGACCTGTCCTTATGTTGCAATCGCAACGCTGGAGGCGATGGCGCAACTTCAACCCGGTGAGATTCTGGAGATCGTGACCCGTTGTTCGCAATCGATCAACAACGTCCCGCCGGATGCGGTGAATCACGGCTTTCAGGTGCTGGAAGTGCAGCAGGATGGACCCAATATCCGCTACCTGATTCGTCGCTGA
- the yedE gene encoding selenium metabolism membrane protein YedE/FdhT, translating into MKWLDFKRDYLVQFWSPIPSVIAAGVLAAYYFGITGTFWAVTGEFTRWGGHLLQWFGFHPETWGYFKVIHLEGSPLSRVDGVMIIGMFAGCLSAALWSNNVRLRQPQHRIRIFQALAGGIIAGFGARLAMGCNLAAFFTGIPQFSLHAWFFALSTVAGTWFGARFVMLPMFRVAVKMQKVSAAQSLVQTPERAARRFRLGMLIFAGCVLWAIAKTFDAPKLGLAALFGLAFGILIERGQVCFTSAFRDLWLTGRTQMAKAIILGMAVSTIGVYSYIQLGVPAKIMWAGPNAVIGGLLFGFGIVLAGSCETGWMYRAVEGQVHYWWVGLGNIIGATLLALCWDDIAPVLATRYDKVDLLVVFGKTGGLMVTYAMLALALLAVLWWEKRFFAAKTVAQEVV; encoded by the coding sequence ATGAAGTGGCTCGATTTTAAACGTGACTATCTGGTGCAATTCTGGTCGCCCATCCCCTCTGTCATTGCAGCGGGTGTACTCGCCGCCTATTATTTTGGCATTACCGGCACTTTTTGGGCTGTCACCGGTGAATTCACCCGCTGGGGAGGACATCTCCTGCAATGGTTCGGTTTTCATCCGGAAACATGGGGCTATTTTAAAGTGATTCATCTGGAAGGATCGCCCTTGAGCCGGGTGGATGGCGTGATGATTATCGGGATGTTTGCAGGTTGCCTGTCTGCCGCACTGTGGTCCAACAACGTCAGGCTGCGCCAGCCGCAACACCGTATCCGTATTTTCCAGGCGCTGGCCGGGGGAATTATCGCAGGCTTCGGCGCTCGTCTGGCAATGGGGTGTAATTTGGCGGCATTTTTTACCGGCATCCCGCAATTTTCTCTGCACGCCTGGTTTTTTGCCTTGTCGACGGTTGCAGGGACCTGGTTTGGCGCGCGGTTTGTCATGTTACCGATGTTCCGGGTTGCTGTGAAAATGCAAAAAGTCTCAGCTGCTCAATCGCTGGTTCAAACGCCAGAACGCGCAGCGCGCCGTTTTCGTCTGGGTATGCTCATATTTGCAGGATGTGTGCTGTGGGCGATTGCCAAAACATTCGATGCGCCAAAACTAGGGTTAGCTGCGCTGTTCGGGCTGGCTTTCGGTATCCTCATTGAACGCGGACAGGTGTGCTTTACCTCAGCATTCCGTGATCTGTGGCTCACCGGTCGCACCCAGATGGCCAAGGCGATCATCCTCGGCATGGCGGTTAGCACGATTGGTGTTTACAGTTATATTCAGCTCGGCGTACCGGCGAAAATCATGTGGGCCGGCCCCAATGCTGTAATTGGCGGGCTGCTGTTCGGCTTCGGTATCGTGCTGGCCGGCAGTTGCGAGACGGGCTGGATGTATCGCGCGGTCGAAGGTCAGGTGCATTACTGGTGGGTGGGACTGGGCAATATTATCGGTGCGACCTTGCTCGCACTGTGCTGGGATGACATCGCGCCTGTGCTGGCGACTCGTTACGATAAAGTCGATCTTCTGGTGGTGTTCGGCAAGACCGGCGGGCTGATGGTCACCTATGCCATGCTCGCGCTGGCTCTGCTTGCCGTATTGTGGTGGGAAAAACGCTTTTTCGCCGCTAAAACCGTCGCGCAGGAGGTTGTATGA